One window of the Natrinema sp. CBA1119 genome contains the following:
- a CDS encoding globin-coupled sensor protein codes for MQSQQTFGRGGLNGFLDVDELVDRIGLDEDEIAWRKEFIGFDADDERRLSALEPLVQANAEAIADDFYENVLHYEQTRAIVDRSPKDVDALKQTQQAYLVSLAAGEYDREFFMNRARIGKLHELLDMPLKQYVGQYGVYYDLILSRLNERVQQQVVDAIEEWAEERDAEGDGGLERFVGALGLGGGVEDAEDGLEESFEETVRDAIDDGMMDVLSLLRIINLDMQVAVDTYVDSYAQQLEESIERRTRLAREVEADVQGPIAELHDSSEAVANRAEAISEHTESQATGVTRAAGELNDVSAAVEEVASVADEVREESDRTERLAAEGVDAADDALSELEAIEDATDRVADAVDALAERTDEIDDIVDRLDDLAERTTVLAANAKIESSRSDADGGETMGVIASEVRSFAEQTKADLAEIETAVEAVREDAAATVETTEETVSRVETGTDRVRETVDSLEEIHESARETASGMEDVAAATDQQARGVEATAETIEELSESADRVASAAGSVAAASQQQTASLSEVRESVARLTDDEPESEPPVYERLG; via the coding sequence ATGCAATCGCAGCAGACGTTCGGACGCGGCGGACTCAACGGCTTTCTCGACGTCGACGAACTCGTCGATCGTATCGGGCTCGACGAGGACGAAATCGCGTGGCGAAAGGAGTTCATCGGATTCGATGCGGACGACGAGCGGCGGCTGTCGGCCCTCGAGCCGTTGGTCCAGGCGAACGCCGAGGCGATCGCCGACGACTTCTACGAGAACGTGTTGCACTACGAGCAGACCCGAGCGATCGTCGACCGGTCGCCGAAAGATGTCGACGCCCTCAAGCAAACGCAGCAGGCGTATCTCGTCTCGCTGGCCGCCGGGGAGTACGACCGGGAGTTCTTCATGAATCGGGCGCGGATCGGCAAACTCCACGAGCTACTGGACATGCCCCTGAAGCAGTACGTGGGACAGTACGGCGTCTACTACGATCTGATCCTGTCCCGGCTAAACGAGCGGGTCCAGCAACAGGTCGTCGACGCCATCGAGGAGTGGGCCGAAGAGCGCGACGCCGAGGGAGACGGCGGTCTCGAGCGGTTCGTCGGCGCGCTGGGACTCGGTGGCGGCGTCGAGGACGCGGAAGACGGCCTCGAGGAGTCGTTCGAGGAAACCGTCAGAGACGCCATCGACGACGGCATGATGGACGTCCTCTCGCTGTTGCGGATCATCAATCTCGACATGCAGGTCGCGGTCGACACGTACGTCGACTCGTACGCACAGCAACTCGAGGAGTCGATCGAACGCCGGACGCGACTCGCCCGCGAGGTCGAAGCGGACGTTCAGGGGCCAATCGCCGAACTCCACGACTCGAGCGAGGCGGTCGCGAACCGCGCCGAGGCGATCAGCGAGCACACCGAGTCACAGGCGACCGGCGTCACGCGGGCCGCGGGCGAACTCAACGACGTGAGCGCCGCGGTTGAGGAGGTCGCGAGCGTCGCCGATGAGGTTCGCGAGGAGAGCGACCGGACCGAGCGACTCGCCGCCGAGGGCGTCGATGCGGCCGACGACGCGCTGTCCGAACTCGAGGCGATCGAGGACGCGACCGACCGCGTCGCCGACGCCGTCGACGCCCTCGCAGAGCGGACGGACGAGATCGACGACATCGTCGACCGGCTGGACGACCTCGCGGAACGGACGACGGTGTTGGCGGCGAACGCGAAGATCGAGTCTTCGCGATCGGACGCCGACGGCGGCGAGACGATGGGCGTCATCGCGAGCGAAGTCCGCTCGTTCGCCGAGCAGACGAAAGCCGACCTCGCCGAGATCGAAACCGCGGTCGAAGCCGTCCGCGAGGACGCGGCGGCGACCGTCGAGACGACCGAGGAAACGGTGAGCCGCGTCGAGACCGGGACGGACCGCGTCCGGGAGACGGTCGACTCGCTCGAGGAGATCCACGAGTCGGCGCGCGAGACGGCATCGGGGATGGAGGACGTGGCGGCCGCGACCGATCAACAGGCCCGCGGCGTCGAGGCGACCGCGGAGACGATCGAGGAGCTCTCGGAGTCGGCAGACAGGGTCGCGAGCGCCGCGGGGTCGGTCGCGGCGGCGAGCCAACAGCAGACGGCCAGCCTCAGCGAGGTCCGCGAGTCGGTCGCGCGCTTGACCGACGACGAGCCCGAATCCGAGCCGCCGGTCTACGAGCGACTCGGCTGA
- a CDS encoding M20 family metallopeptidase translates to MTLVDLTRELVAIPSHEDETAAGDFLETWLRRETDADVTRDAAGNVIARTGTGEETLALVGHHDVVAPAESQVASGGGDGDGANEYAVDERDGRLYGRGTADMKGAVAAALLAFRDADPAGELVFASFVGEEVGGVGARHAIEQGFSPDYAVVGEGSTNYSGPDVTDVAVAHKGRRGSTITARGTAAHASEADAGENAIYRATAAVDLVRDLEPPSVDAAGDTLEGRLTVTEIEGGSAMNVVPARCAFTVDERTVPGERAALERVADLEGIEWTVDQDLPPMRCDDDAFADAVLAAATDAQASEPELVTKPHATDAGWLSQAGTECVIYGPSEPGEAHTDDESVSIAVLERCLETYRGLAERWPPSR, encoded by the coding sequence ATGACTCTCGTCGATCTGACGCGCGAACTCGTCGCCATCCCGAGCCACGAGGACGAGACCGCTGCCGGCGACTTCCTCGAGACGTGGCTCCGTCGCGAGACCGACGCCGACGTGACTCGAGACGCCGCTGGCAACGTGATCGCTCGGACGGGAACGGGCGAGGAAACGCTCGCGCTGGTCGGACATCACGACGTCGTAGCGCCGGCCGAGTCACAGGTCGCGAGCGGCGGCGGAGACGGCGACGGAGCGAACGAGTACGCCGTCGACGAGCGCGACGGTCGCCTCTACGGTCGCGGCACGGCGGACATGAAGGGTGCGGTCGCGGCCGCGCTGCTCGCCTTTCGCGACGCCGACCCCGCCGGCGAGTTGGTCTTCGCGAGCTTCGTCGGCGAGGAGGTCGGCGGCGTCGGCGCACGGCACGCGATCGAGCAGGGGTTCTCACCCGACTACGCCGTCGTCGGCGAGGGATCGACGAACTACTCGGGGCCGGACGTCACCGACGTGGCCGTCGCACACAAGGGTCGCCGCGGGAGCACAATCACTGCCCGCGGGACGGCGGCGCACGCCAGCGAGGCTGACGCCGGCGAGAACGCCATCTACCGCGCTACTGCGGCCGTCGACCTTGTCCGTGACCTCGAGCCCCCGTCGGTCGACGCGGCGGGCGACACGCTCGAGGGCCGGCTCACCGTCACGGAGATCGAGGGCGGGTCGGCGATGAACGTCGTTCCGGCCCGCTGTGCGTTCACCGTCGACGAGCGGACGGTGCCGGGGGAACGTGCGGCCCTCGAGCGGGTCGCAGACCTCGAGGGAATCGAGTGGACAGTCGACCAGGATCTGCCGCCGATGCGCTGTGACGACGACGCGTTCGCCGACGCGGTTCTGGCGGCCGCAACCGACGCGCAGGCGAGCGAGCCCGAACTCGTGACGAAACCGCACGCGACCGACGCCGGCTGGCTCTCGCAGGCCGGGACGGAGTGTGTCATCTACGGCCCGTCCGAACCCGGCGAAGCCCACACCGACGACGAGAGCGTCTCGATCGCCGTCCTCGAGCGCTGCCTCGAGACCTATCGGGGACTCGCGGAGCGGTGGCCGCCATCGCGGTGA
- a CDS encoding carboxypeptidase M32 — protein MATDQAPSDASEADTYEQFEDRVQRISNVGNAAGILRWDQEVVMPDEGTPARAQQLSTLSSISHELLTADETGELLSELEGETTVSSREASSAERSSADHSSGRSPREDGETASTDLEDEQAAVVREVRRTYDRETSVPGELVEEISATASNAHPTWKQAREEDDFERFAPTLEKLVELKREYAEHIDPDADPYAVLFADYEPYIDLETAERVLERLRENLVPLIDAVQESDAELTTDAFAGQFDDDDQEALARDVLDSLGYDWDRGRLDTAPHPFSSGTQFDARVTTRFEEDDLLGSITSTIHEFGHANYTQGLPDEGYATPLGEARDLSVHESQSRLWENHVGRSRPFWEHFLPIARERFPELEDVSPEEAYEAANQVHDDNLIRVEADELTYHLHIVIRFEIERDLIRGDLEVSEVPEVWNDKYEEYLGVRPETDAEGCLQDIHWSHGDFGYFSTYSLGSVLAAQLYAAAEDDRGTFDEQTREGEFDELNGWLRENVHRHGKRYVTPDLIERATGEGLTADYFLEYVTSKYGELYDLESY, from the coding sequence ATGGCGACCGATCAGGCTCCGAGCGACGCGAGCGAGGCCGACACGTACGAACAGTTCGAAGACCGGGTGCAGCGCATCTCGAACGTGGGCAACGCGGCCGGAATCCTGCGGTGGGATCAGGAGGTCGTGATGCCCGATGAGGGGACGCCCGCCCGCGCACAGCAGCTCTCGACGCTGTCCTCGATCAGTCACGAACTCCTGACCGCCGATGAGACCGGCGAGTTGCTCTCGGAACTTGAAGGCGAGACGACTGTGTCGTCTCGAGAAGCGAGTAGCGCGGAACGGAGTTCCGCGGACCATTCGAGCGGGCGAAGCCCGCGAGAAGACGGTGAAACCGCGAGCACCGACCTCGAGGATGAACAGGCCGCGGTCGTCCGCGAGGTTCGTCGCACGTACGATCGCGAGACGAGCGTCCCGGGGGAACTGGTCGAGGAGATCTCGGCGACGGCGTCGAACGCCCATCCCACGTGGAAGCAGGCCCGGGAGGAAGACGACTTCGAGCGGTTCGCGCCGACGCTCGAGAAACTGGTCGAACTCAAGCGGGAGTACGCCGAGCACATCGATCCGGACGCGGATCCCTACGCCGTGCTCTTCGCGGACTACGAGCCGTACATCGACCTCGAGACGGCCGAGCGCGTTCTCGAGCGCCTGCGCGAGAATCTCGTCCCGCTGATCGATGCGGTCCAGGAGAGCGACGCCGAGCTGACGACCGATGCCTTCGCCGGGCAGTTCGACGACGACGATCAGGAGGCGCTGGCCCGCGACGTGCTCGACTCGCTAGGCTACGACTGGGATCGCGGCCGCCTCGATACGGCACCGCATCCGTTCTCCTCGGGAACGCAATTCGACGCGCGCGTGACGACCCGCTTTGAGGAGGACGACTTGCTCGGGTCGATCACCTCGACGATCCACGAGTTCGGCCACGCCAACTACACGCAGGGTCTCCCGGACGAGGGGTACGCCACGCCGCTGGGCGAGGCTCGCGACCTCTCCGTCCACGAGTCCCAGTCTCGACTCTGGGAGAACCACGTTGGCCGCTCTCGTCCCTTCTGGGAGCACTTCCTGCCGATCGCCCGCGAGCGGTTTCCGGAACTTGAGGACGTTTCCCCCGAGGAGGCCTATGAGGCCGCGAATCAGGTCCACGACGACAATCTCATCCGGGTCGAGGCGGACGAACTCACCTACCACCTCCATATCGTCATTCGCTTCGAGATCGAACGCGACCTGATCCGGGGGGATCTCGAGGTCTCGGAGGTCCCCGAGGTTTGGAACGATAAGTACGAGGAATATCTCGGTGTTCGTCCCGAAACCGACGCGGAAGGCTGCCTGCAGGACATTCACTGGTCTCACGGCGACTTCGGCTACTTCTCGACGTACTCGCTGGGCTCGGTGCTCGCGGCGCAGTTGTACGCCGCGGCGGAAGACGATCGGGGCACCTTCGACGAGCAGACCCGCGAGGGCGAGTTCGACGAACTCAACGGCTGGCTCCGCGAGAACGTCCACCGCCACGGCAAGCGCTACGTCACGCCCGACCTGATCGAACGAGCCACCGGCGAGGGACTGACCGCGGACTACTTCCTCGAGTACGTCACCTCGAAGTACGGCGAGCTGTACGACCTCGAGAGCTACTGA
- a CDS encoding SDR family oxidoreductase, whose amino-acid sequence MVDTSLAEKAAIVTGASSGIGAATCRELAAAGANVVLAARSEGRLTDLADDLEATHDVETLVVPTNVREEDDVDVLLEAGVDRFGGIDVLVNNAGLGRGSDVESLSTDDYETMQETNVDGVFYATRAAIPHVREREGHLIFVASFAGKHPRPSNPVYAATKWWVRGFAKSLAAQIGDDDVGITIVNPAEVRSAFGAADGESFAERFDEGEVTEPEEVAEAIRFAATRGGSSVSELDINRRDKFADTFH is encoded by the coding sequence ATGGTCGATACGTCACTTGCCGAGAAGGCGGCGATCGTCACGGGCGCGAGTTCGGGAATCGGCGCGGCGACCTGTCGCGAACTCGCCGCCGCGGGAGCGAACGTCGTCCTCGCGGCCCGCAGCGAGGGCCGATTGACCGATCTCGCGGACGACCTCGAAGCGACCCACGACGTCGAAACGCTGGTCGTTCCCACGAACGTTCGCGAGGAGGACGACGTCGACGTGCTTCTCGAGGCGGGCGTCGACCGCTTCGGCGGGATCGACGTACTGGTGAACAACGCCGGACTGGGCCGCGGGAGCGACGTCGAATCGCTGTCGACCGACGACTACGAGACGATGCAAGAGACCAACGTCGACGGCGTCTTCTACGCGACGCGGGCGGCGATTCCCCACGTCCGCGAGCGCGAGGGACACCTGATCTTCGTCGCCAGTTTCGCCGGCAAGCACCCGCGGCCGTCCAATCCCGTGTACGCTGCGACGAAGTGGTGGGTCCGGGGCTTCGCTAAGAGCCTCGCGGCCCAGATCGGTGACGACGACGTTGGGATCACGATCGTCAACCCCGCGGAGGTCCGCTCTGCGTTCGGAGCGGCTGACGGCGAGAGTTTCGCCGAGCGGTTCGACGAAGGCGAGGTCACCGAACCAGAGGAGGTCGCCGAAGCGATTCGCTTCGCCGCGACTCGCGGGGGCTCGAGCGTGAGCGAACTCGATATCAATCGGCGAGACAAGTTCGCGGATACCTTCCACTGA
- the truA gene encoding tRNA pseudouridine(38-40) synthase TruA: MPLRAFRIAYDGTGYHGFQRQPDVPTVEDTIFDALRALETLAPEADKPAGYAAAGRTDAGVSALAQTIALEAPDWLAPRALNAELPADVRAWAAADAPAAFHATHHASRREYTYHLYAPRAPPSNAETPDRSLDDDRFRAACEALSGAHDFHNLTPDDHNTERSPSLEAVRDGDYLLVTVSADGFARELVRRLVSLARDVGAGDAPLAKIDRVLDPEPLPGHEGIAPAPPEPLVLTDVDYPSLEFETDDAAAESARAVFERRRIDRQTGARVAGQVADGIR; this comes from the coding sequence ATGCCACTCCGCGCGTTCAGAATCGCCTACGACGGTACGGGCTATCACGGCTTCCAGCGCCAGCCCGACGTCCCGACCGTCGAGGATACGATCTTCGACGCGCTCCGCGCACTCGAGACCCTCGCCCCCGAGGCCGACAAACCCGCGGGCTACGCCGCTGCCGGCCGGACCGACGCGGGCGTCTCCGCGCTCGCCCAGACGATCGCGCTCGAGGCCCCGGACTGGCTCGCGCCGCGGGCGCTAAACGCCGAACTTCCCGCGGACGTTCGCGCGTGGGCGGCCGCCGACGCGCCGGCGGCGTTCCACGCGACACACCACGCGAGCCGTCGAGAATACACCTATCACCTGTATGCACCGCGAGCTCCGCCGTCGAACGCCGAGACGCCCGACCGCTCTCTCGACGACGACCGGTTCCGCGCGGCCTGCGAGGCGCTCTCGGGTGCCCACGATTTCCACAATCTGACGCCGGACGACCACAACACCGAACGCTCGCCGTCGCTCGAGGCGGTCCGAGACGGCGACTATCTACTCGTCACCGTCAGCGCGGACGGCTTCGCCCGCGAACTCGTCCGCCGACTCGTGTCGCTGGCTCGCGACGTCGGTGCCGGCGACGCCCCGCTCGCGAAAATCGACCGCGTCCTCGACCCCGAGCCGTTGCCCGGCCACGAGGGAATCGCACCCGCGCCGCCGGAACCGCTCGTGCTGACCGACGTGGACTACCCCAGTCTCGAGTTCGAGACCGACGACGCGGCAGCAGAGAGCGCTCGAGCGGTGTTCGAACGTCGCCGAATCGACCGGCAGACCGGGGCTCGAGTCGCTGGACAGGTGGCCGACGGGATCCGCTGA
- the pepF gene encoding oligoendopeptidase F: protein MSSVPERSEVDEAYTWDLESIYAMDDDWESAYEAVAERVDDLESYEGRVTDDAETLLEVLELRDEIMREVSTVAAYARMRRDEDTTNQQYQALTARSQSLAADAQSAASFIDPEIQELTREEFESMVDEESDLETYDHYVDDVLRMKPHTRSAEVEALLADLGEVMGATGEVYNMLSNADMEFPTVEDPTGEAVEITQSNVTNLLKRPDREFRQRVYEGYFDEWSSVRNAVAASYKNSVKADVKTARARNYDTAREAALDGPNVPVEVYDTLVDTVHDNLDKLHHHAELKEQALGVDDLQMWDLYMPLTGDEGPDLEYDQATEYVVDALAPLGEAYQSRVAEGLDSQWVDVYENEGKQSGAYSGGTYDTQPFILLNYQRDISSMYTLAHELGHSMHSELTKEEQPFIYSNYEIFVAEVASTVNEALLTNHLLETVDDPEFRKHVLNEFLERVRSTLYRQTLFAEFEHETHRLEEAGEPLTADRLDEVYRGLKEEYYEPAVIDDRIATEWMRIPHFYRAFYVYQYSTGISAALAIVDDVLENGQSAADDYLEFLRRGSREYPLELLRIAGVDMSTSEPIDRALETYGQRLEEFESLLE, encoded by the coding sequence ATGAGTTCCGTCCCCGAGCGCTCCGAGGTCGACGAGGCGTACACCTGGGACCTCGAGAGCATCTACGCGATGGACGACGACTGGGAGTCCGCCTACGAAGCGGTCGCCGAACGCGTCGACGACCTCGAGTCCTACGAGGGGCGGGTCACCGACGACGCCGAAACCCTCCTGGAGGTGCTCGAATTGCGCGACGAGATCATGCGCGAGGTATCGACGGTCGCGGCCTACGCCCGCATGCGCCGCGACGAAGATACGACGAACCAGCAGTACCAGGCGCTGACGGCCCGCTCGCAGTCACTGGCGGCCGACGCCCAGTCTGCCGCCTCCTTTATCGACCCCGAAATCCAGGAGCTGACCCGCGAGGAGTTCGAGTCGATGGTCGACGAGGAGTCCGACCTCGAGACCTACGACCACTACGTCGACGACGTCCTCCGGATGAAGCCCCACACCCGCTCGGCCGAGGTCGAGGCGCTGTTAGCCGACCTCGGCGAAGTGATGGGCGCGACGGGTGAGGTCTACAACATGCTCTCGAACGCGGACATGGAGTTCCCGACGGTCGAGGATCCGACGGGAGAGGCGGTCGAAATCACCCAGAGCAACGTCACGAACCTGCTCAAGCGACCCGATCGCGAGTTCCGACAGCGCGTCTACGAGGGCTACTTCGACGAGTGGTCGTCGGTCCGGAACGCGGTCGCCGCGTCCTACAAGAACAGCGTCAAAGCCGACGTCAAGACCGCTCGAGCGCGCAACTACGACACGGCGCGCGAAGCCGCCCTCGACGGCCCGAACGTCCCCGTCGAGGTCTACGATACGCTCGTCGACACCGTCCACGACAACCTCGACAAGCTCCACCACCACGCCGAACTCAAGGAGCAAGCGCTGGGGGTCGACGACCTGCAGATGTGGGACCTCTACATGCCCCTGACGGGCGACGAGGGCCCGGACCTCGAGTACGACCAGGCGACCGAGTACGTCGTTGACGCGCTCGCGCCGCTGGGCGAGGCGTACCAGTCCCGCGTCGCCGAGGGGCTCGACTCTCAGTGGGTCGACGTCTACGAGAACGAGGGGAAGCAATCCGGCGCGTATTCGGGAGGTACCTACGACACCCAGCCGTTCATCCTGCTGAACTACCAGCGGGACATCTCCTCGATGTACACGCTGGCCCACGAACTCGGCCACTCGATGCACTCCGAATTGACGAAGGAGGAACAGCCCTTCATTTACTCGAACTACGAGATCTTCGTCGCCGAGGTCGCCAGCACGGTCAACGAGGCCCTGCTGACCAATCACCTCCTCGAGACCGTCGACGACCCCGAGTTCCGGAAACACGTCCTCAACGAGTTCCTCGAGCGCGTGCGCTCGACGCTCTACCGCCAGACGCTGTTCGCGGAGTTCGAACACGAGACCCACCGCCTCGAGGAAGCGGGCGAGCCGCTGACCGCCGATCGACTGGACGAGGTCTATCGCGGACTCAAGGAAGAGTACTACGAGCCCGCCGTGATCGACGACCGCATCGCCACCGAGTGGATGCGTATCCCGCACTTTTACCGCGCGTTCTACGTCTATCAGTACTCGACGGGTATCTCCGCCGCGCTCGCGATCGTCGATGACGTCCTCGAGAACGGTCAGTCCGCCGCCGACGACTACCTCGAGTTCCTCCGCCGCGGTTCCCGGGAGTACCCGCTCGAGCTCCTGCGGATCGCCGGCGTCGACATGAGCACCTCGGAGCCGATCGATCGCGCGCTCGAGACCTACGGCCAGCGCCTCGAGGAGTTCGAGTCGCTGCTCGAGTGA